The following nucleotide sequence is from Brachyspira suanatina.
CTTATAATGATAATGTTGATTTGCTTCCAGATGAGTTTAGAAAGAGAGTGTATCCTAGATATTTTGATGAGTATGTTGTACCTGAAGCTAAATACTATAAAATAGAGCCCGCCTTTGTATATGCTATAATGAGAGAAGAAAGCCTATTTGATCCTAAAGCCCAGTCTTGGGTTGGGGCTATGGGGCTTATGCAGTTAATGCCTACAACAGCAGCAGCTGAAAATAAAAAGTCTAGATATAGATACAATCCTTTAGATTTAACAGATCCTAAGCAGAATATTAATTTAGGTGTTTCTCATTTAGGTTGGTTATTCAGCAGTCAAAAGGCAAGTAATTATATATTAGTAGCAGCAAGTTATAATGCAGGTTCAGGTCGCGGAAGAAGATGGAAAGCAGAGTACGGCACTAATAATATGTATCGTACAGGAAGATTCATTGATATCGAAGAAACTGAATACTATGTAGAGAGAGTTATAAAAAGCTATGAATATTACAGCAAATATTATAAGGATTGATAATATAATACTTTATAACTTTATAGATATTCATTTTAATTTATTTTGAATTTTGATTGTAAAAAAATTACAGGGCATTAGCAATTTAATACCCTGCATTGTATATGGGATGGAAAGTAAATCAATCGTCGAATTTTTGTCCTATCAGCTGACCGTCAGAAGATATATAAAGCTCCATCATATTATTAAGCTTTATTTCATAAGTACCCCATTTCTTTTCAGCACTTATTATAACGGTTTGCGGATATGTGTTTCTTATAGTGTTTGCAACATTGGCAGGAAAAGCATTATATGGTATTCCAATATACTCTGCATCTATTTCCTTCCAATCGCCATTTCCTAAGAAGTCTATTTTTATGCCGTTGGAAAGCTCTACCTCATATTTACCGTCATCCATTTCAACATACCATATTTGTGCATCAGGAAATATTTGAGCTATAAATTGTCTAGCTCTTTCAGGTAATTGTTCAGGAGAAACTATCCAATCATCGGCGAATAGACTGCTGGAAGAGATTATGATAATTGTTAATATTACTTTTAGTATTTTCATAAATAACCTCCTCCTCCTTTTATATTATTAGTATATCATATTTATTATTATGTGTCAATATTTTTTACAAATATTTTACTTCTTGTTTACAAGGTATTTATTTTTTATAATTATTGCTTACATATTATCGTACATATTTGCTGTAAATTTAAAAAAACAGTTCTAATATGAAAATATTAAAACTGTTTTTACATAAAATATATATTTTTATAAAATTTATTGTTAATTATCTTGTTTTTTGAAATATAAAACTATATTGAGAATAGAAATCACTATAAATATTATCCAGCAAATTATTGTACTGTATAAATATTTCATTGTAGGTGTGAACTCGAATACGATATTGTTATCACCAGCATCAACATAAACACCTCTGAATAATAGATTAGCATTTAATAATTCTTTCTTCTCCCCATTTACAGTTACAGACCAATCCGTATTATAACGTTCTTTAGACACAAGAACACCAGCTTCAGGAGTTTTTACATTAATTACTATTTTATTATCACTTTCTTCAAGTAATTCAGCAGTATATATTGAATTTCCATTATTCAAAGTGATATTATTATTTGAATTATTAAGTAAAACAACCTCATTAGCTAAATTGAAATTAGGCATGCTAATTCTGCCAAGTCCATCATTGAAATCTACTGCATTATAAGCATTATTAACAAATTCATATTTATTTCTATACCCTTTAAGTTCATATAATACAGCAGCAGAGAATTGATCCTGATATTCAGTTATCTTTGTCAAATCATTAGAAAGTACTGACTGATCCAAATATGTAGGACTTAAAATATATCTTACTCCAAGTAAATCCATAAGTCTAGGCTGATAACCTACATAATCATTTATTCTGAATGCTGAAAATACATCAGTAATATCTTTTGATAATCGGCTTGCAGCAGGAGGCTCAGTTAAAGGTATTTTGTAATAAGGCATTGTATGAGTAGTATATCTGTATAGATAAGGAATCAATATAGGCATTGTTGTTTCATTGCCTTTTTCATTCAATATATGATCAACTATAGGAGTAGATTTATACATTTGATCATAATTAGATTTTACTACAAACATGTTTCCGCTTTGAGCTAAATCCAAGAATAATACAGCTATAAACATATAAGGCAAATATTTATAGAATAATTTATCTTTATTAGCTATTACAACATATAAAAATACTATAATACTTCCTATTATAAGAAAACCTATATGTCCTAAATCATACACAGAGAATAATATAAATCCTATTAAAGGTACTATTACAAGGAATTTATCTTTTATGGTTATTTCTTTTAATGAAATGGCATTATTAATTAAAAGAAGTACAGAAGAAGATATTAAAGTTAATCTTATAAATGACATAAATATATTTTTTGATATTAATGCAGCATTAGCTTCCTTCCAATCAGTTACAAAACTATTATATATCATTCCATTTGTTAATATTGTTATTAATGCAAGTACGGCAGAAGCTATTGTTATTGCATACATAATTTTTTGAGCTATATTTATATATTTATAATCATCTTCTAAATATTTTAATAGCTTATCCTCTTTTTTTGCTTCTAATGCTTTAAATATATAATCGCATGCAAATGATGAAAGTATTGCAAATGGAATAGGTATAATTTCTATAAATTTATTAGGATTTCTCGCATCTCTGAATATTGGTATTTGAAATAAAGCTCCATATATAACAGGAAAATATCTTCCAAAACTTGCTATTAAAAAGAATAAGGCTGTACCAATCCAGAAATATTTTTCACTGTATTTTTTTCTGCTTATAAATATGGCAAATATTATAAAAATAAAAGTGATATAACCAATATTAGCAGAAGTTAAAGAGAAGTTTGAAGTTTTAGGCTCTCCAGGCATATTAGCTATTCTTCCCCAATAAGGGTGAGTTTGACTTCCTGAATAGTATCCGAAGAATCCAGGTATAAAGAATCCCAATACTTCTTCAGGCGGATATGACCATCTTGTAGCCCATTCCCATAATTGATTCTTATCTGTAACTCCGGCTGCTCCCATATCCTGAGTATTTCTTGTTATCATTATTATTTGTATAGACATCAAAAAAGAAAATACTGCTACTAATGCAAATTTTACACATAAAATAATTATTTTTTTAATATCTGTTTTTATAAAGTCAATTATTTTCTTATCATTTTTTTTATTGTAAAGTAAGTATAAGAAATAACATGATAAAAATAAAGCGAAGTACATTGCAACGTCCAAAGCTCCGCCTAAAAATGCTATTCCTAAAAAAGCACCTGTAAGAAGGAAATGAATCCATTTTTCACTATTCATAGCTTTTGAAAGGAAATACAATACAAATGGAAAATAACAGTAAGTTTCAAATTTACCTAAATGACCTGGAAGTATTAATGTTATCATAGCATTTGAAAACATCAAAGCAACTGCACCAAACATAGATGCTTTTATAGATAATTTCTTTTCTCTTAAAAATAAAAATAATCCATATCCCATAATAGTTATATGAAACATTATACTTACTTGAGGGTATATATTATTAGGTAATAATGCTATTAATAAAGATTTTGGGTGAATAGGTACTGTTGAAGATGTGGCTATAGTAAAGTAAGCATTATTCCAGAAGTATAAATTTCCGCTGAATATTGCATCTTTAATATTTTTAATATCCCATAATATAACATCGCCCATTTGAAGATAGGAAAATGTTAAGTTGCTGTAGAAAAATAGTATAGAAAGAATTGCAAATATAATAGGATATATAATTTCTTTTTTTAATGATTTCATTATTTGTTTTCCTTAAATTAAAGTAAGTTATATGTATGTTTTTATGATAAATAAAAAATTAGATATTAAATAATATATAAAAGATACTGTATTGTCAAGGAGTTTTGTTTTAAAATATTTTATGTATAATTTATGTTAAAGAAAAAAGTATTAATTTAAAACGTATACATTGAAATACATTTTATTAATGATTTTAATATAATATTTAGTCCGAAATATATACAATATTTTTATATAATTTTTAATTATAAGTTTGTAACTATTTTTTATTATAGACGTATGATTATTATTAATATAACTATGAAAAGAATATTTTTTATGATATATAATATTTTATATATTAAATAAATTATAAAAAACAATCATTTTTATATATAAAATAACTATTTTATATATAAATAATCCAATTTTTATATAAATATTACTAGATACAGTATTGTAAAAAAAAATATATGTACTATAATATATGAAATATTTTTTTATTTTATTGATGATTTTTAAGGAGACTTTTATTATGAGAGATAAAACATTTTTGATGATACCAGGTCCTACTCCAGTACCTGAATCAGCATTAATAGAAATGGCAAAACATCCTATGGCACATAGAAGCAAAGAATTTTCAAATATCTTAAAAGAAGTTTATGAAGATTTAAAATATGTGTTCCAAACTAAAAATGATGTATATTTATTCACAGCAAGCGGAACAGGTGCTATGTGTGCTGCTTTAGAAAACCTTATTAATGAGGGCGATAAAGTATTATGCTTATCTATTGGTAATTTTGGGGCAAGATGGGCAAAAATCGCTGCAAGCAGAGGAGCTGTAGTTACAAAAGTAGAAGTTGAAGCTGGAAAAGTTATAACTCCTGAAATGCTTGAAGAAGCTTTGAATAAAGATAAAGACATAAAGATTGTAACTCTTACTCATAGTGAAACTTCAACAGGTGCTGCTAATGATGTAAAGACATTATGTTCTATTATAAAAAAACATGGTGCTGTATCAGTTGTAGACGGTATAACAAGTTTATG
It contains:
- a CDS encoding PepSY-like domain-containing protein; this encodes MKILKVILTIIIISSSSLFADDWIVSPEQLPERARQFIAQIFPDAQIWYVEMDDGKYEVELSNGIKIDFLGNGDWKEIDAEYIGIPYNAFPANVANTIRNTYPQTVIISAEKKWGTYEIKLNNMMELYISSDGQLIGQKFDD
- a CDS encoding YfhO family protein — its product is MKSLKKEIIYPIIFAILSILFFYSNLTFSYLQMGDVILWDIKNIKDAIFSGNLYFWNNAYFTIATSSTVPIHPKSLLIALLPNNIYPQVSIMFHITIMGYGLFLFLREKKLSIKASMFGAVALMFSNAMITLILPGHLGKFETYCYFPFVLYFLSKAMNSEKWIHFLLTGAFLGIAFLGGALDVAMYFALFLSCYFLYLLYNKKNDKKIIDFIKTDIKKIIILCVKFALVAVFSFLMSIQIIMITRNTQDMGAAGVTDKNQLWEWATRWSYPPEEVLGFFIPGFFGYYSGSQTHPYWGRIANMPGEPKTSNFSLTSANIGYITFIFIIFAIFISRKKYSEKYFWIGTALFFLIASFGRYFPVIYGALFQIPIFRDARNPNKFIEIIPIPFAILSSFACDYIFKALEAKKEDKLLKYLEDDYKYINIAQKIMYAITIASAVLALITILTNGMIYNSFVTDWKEANAALISKNIFMSFIRLTLISSSVLLLINNAISLKEITIKDKFLVIVPLIGFILFSVYDLGHIGFLIIGSIIVFLYVVIANKDKLFYKYLPYMFIAVLFLDLAQSGNMFVVKSNYDQMYKSTPIVDHILNEKGNETTMPILIPYLYRYTTHTMPYYKIPLTEPPAASRLSKDITDVFSAFRINDYVGYQPRLMDLLGVRYILSPTYLDQSVLSNDLTKITEYQDQFSAAVLYELKGYRNKYEFVNNAYNAVDFNDGLGRISMPNFNLANEVVLLNNSNNNITLNNGNSIYTAELLEESDNKIVINVKTPEAGVLVSKERYNTDWSVTVNGEKKELLNANLLFRGVYVDAGDNNIVFEFTPTMKYLYSTIICWIIFIVISILNIVLYFKKQDN